In one window of Flavobacterium ginsengisoli DNA:
- a CDS encoding OB-fold protein, with protein sequence MLKTSYEKKILITIFLFIIIGISAYLYIYKGHRNIESETADYVVTVNELEREFTSNDSLAYIKYQDKTIELSARVTSIDKAGNGIVMSEKVFVTFKNRLPQNIISGKP encoded by the coding sequence ATACTAAAAACCAGTTATGAGAAAAAAATACTAATTACAATTTTCCTTTTTATAATAATCGGAATTTCAGCGTACCTCTACATCTACAAAGGGCATAGAAATATAGAATCAGAAACTGCCGATTATGTTGTAACCGTTAATGAACTAGAAAGAGAGTTTACTTCAAACGACAGTCTGGCTTACATCAAATATCAGGACAAAACAATTGAACTATCTGCACGGGTAACAAGTATTGATAAAGCCGGCAATGGAATTGTTATGAGCGAAAAAGTATTTGTGACATTCAAAAACCGTTTGCCGCAAAATATTATATCCGGAAAACCCTAA
- a CDS encoding Crp/Fnr family transcriptional regulator yields MSNILKNHIAKFAQVSDNDFEQIKKFFDIKQTCKKENLLKEGQICRHHYFVLDGLLRKFYINEKGTEQTTEFAIETWWLTDNFAYENQLATEFYIQAVEKSTLLYITLEKQQKLLEEFPVMERYFRFVYQRAYAAAQKRIKFLFSFSKEEFYFQAVRNHPEFIQRVPQYLIASYLGFTPEYLSEIRKRLLS; encoded by the coding sequence ATGTCCAATATACTCAAAAACCATATAGCCAAATTTGCACAGGTATCAGACAATGACTTTGAGCAAATCAAAAAATTCTTCGACATAAAACAAACGTGTAAAAAAGAGAACCTGCTAAAGGAGGGACAGATCTGCCGTCATCATTATTTTGTTTTGGACGGCCTGCTTAGAAAGTTTTATATTAACGAGAAAGGTACCGAACAAACCACGGAATTTGCCATAGAAACATGGTGGCTTACCGATAACTTTGCCTACGAGAACCAGCTCGCGACAGAATTTTATATTCAGGCAGTAGAGAAATCAACATTGCTTTACATCACTTTGGAGAAGCAGCAGAAGCTACTGGAAGAGTTTCCGGTAATGGAGCGCTATTTCCGTTTTGTCTACCAGAGGGCTTATGCAGCCGCACAGAAACGCATCAAATTTCTTTTCTCGTTCTCTAAGGAAGAGTTTTATTTCCAGGCAGTCAGAAACCACCCCGAATTCATCCAGCGTGTTCCCCAATACCTCATCGCTTCCTATCTAGGATTCACGCCCGAATACTTGAGCGAAATACGCAAAAGGCTTCTTTCTTAA
- a CDS encoding RNA polymerase sigma factor, with protein MSQEELLVLIRKKDERAFTHLYDMYSKSLFSVINVLVKNREEAEDVLQEVFVKIWKNIDSYSESKGRFYTWILNIARNTSIDKLRSKNFNNTQKNLSSDNFVNLLDDSNKLANKLDAIGIQEFVKKLKPKCIEIIDLLFFKGYTQQEASEELAIPLGTVKTQNRNCINDLRNYLKI; from the coding sequence ATGAGCCAAGAAGAATTATTGGTATTAATCCGCAAAAAAGATGAAAGGGCTTTCACCCATCTCTATGATATGTATTCAAAAAGCTTGTTTTCGGTCATAAATGTTCTGGTAAAAAACCGCGAAGAAGCCGAAGATGTCCTGCAGGAAGTCTTTGTAAAAATCTGGAAAAACATCGATAGCTACAGCGAAAGCAAGGGCCGGTTCTACACTTGGATCCTTAATATTGCAAGGAATACATCTATTGACAAGCTGCGATCCAAAAATTTCAACAACACCCAAAAAAACCTTTCTTCGGATAATTTCGTAAATCTGTTAGATGACAGTAATAAATTAGCTAATAAACTAGATGCAATTGGCATTCAGGAGTTCGTTAAAAAACTGAAACCAAAATGTATCGAGATTATTGATCTGCTATTCTTTAAGGGATATACCCAGCAGGAAGCTTCAGAAGAATTAGCTATACCTTTGGGAACTGTAAAGACACAAAACAGAAACTGTATCAACGATTTAAGAAATTATTTAAAGATATAA
- a CDS encoding TonB-dependent siderophore receptor → MKKVLFFAAALTASLQIYAQKKDSISGKYTLMDEVIIEGVRKSKDVSSELASKLPLKNLENPQVTASVSPQLIKNRNFFTQGEMLKNATGVAPSWAGISPYYSIRGFRTRSSFRNGVNGYVASDMDPANIAQLEVIKGPSAVIFGGGGATMITFGGLINRVTLKPQQTTFADITVMGGSYNLQRATLDINTPLDKDGKVLARLTGAYNYNDTFQDQGFSKTFFLAPSISYKISDDLNIQLDAEILNKTATNNPLYQVALGTAKSADELHLDYYRSFNDNSLTLNNKAVNIYGKVIYRLSENWKSETNLISVNNKTPGDYIRLRLDDNSQNVTRRVYRMYPENITSQQIQQDFVGNFKIGSVKNRLIAGVEYYHYLYGIASKSMNFTKVSAAGTDPENANFNNEYISGQLALKPYGENYKAIQDHYSLYISDVINPLENLSVMLSARINYINNKGTEDLLTATTTGDYTQTAVSPKLGINYQIIPERIALFANYMNGFQPQAPQSVNGQMTNFQPVYGNQWESGVKVSLKKNLLDAVLSYYNIDLTNAVRQNPNDTASYLQDGEQRSKGFEADLESNPMKGLFLHAGFAYNDSKLIVSDALTQGLRPVDAGPKLSGTWYVNYAPQSKALNGFSLGIGGSHYGKDLMINNINGSFYTNPYTVINSVLSFEKTRYVFSLSANNLLNEHYWYGGRGMVTPGTLRQVILSLKLKL, encoded by the coding sequence ATGAAAAAAGTACTATTTTTTGCGGCAGCTTTGACGGCTTCACTACAAATCTATGCGCAAAAAAAAGACAGCATATCGGGCAAATATACCTTAATGGACGAGGTGATTATTGAAGGAGTCAGAAAGTCCAAAGATGTTTCCAGTGAACTGGCTTCTAAATTGCCACTCAAGAACCTGGAAAATCCTCAGGTGACCGCTTCGGTCTCACCGCAGCTTATTAAAAACAGAAATTTTTTCACTCAAGGCGAAATGCTCAAAAATGCCACAGGTGTTGCGCCCAGCTGGGCAGGAATTTCACCTTATTATTCCATCCGGGGATTTCGTACCCGATCGAGCTTCAGAAATGGCGTAAACGGTTATGTGGCCTCTGATATGGATCCGGCAAACATCGCCCAGTTAGAAGTAATTAAAGGACCAAGCGCTGTAATTTTTGGCGGAGGCGGCGCAACTATGATTACTTTTGGAGGACTAATTAATCGGGTTACCCTAAAACCACAACAGACCACTTTTGCTGACATTACTGTAATGGGCGGATCTTACAATCTGCAACGTGCAACTCTTGATATCAATACACCTCTTGACAAAGATGGAAAGGTTCTTGCCCGTTTAACCGGCGCTTATAACTACAATGATACTTTTCAGGACCAGGGTTTTTCAAAAACATTTTTTTTAGCTCCAAGTATTTCTTATAAAATCAGCGATGATTTAAATATTCAGCTTGATGCCGAAATTTTAAACAAAACCGCTACCAACAATCCGCTTTACCAGGTGGCTTTGGGGACTGCTAAATCAGCAGATGAACTCCATTTGGATTATTACCGTTCTTTCAATGACAACTCACTTACACTCAATAATAAGGCAGTAAATATTTACGGAAAAGTCATTTACAGGCTTTCAGAGAATTGGAAATCGGAAACCAATTTAATTTCAGTCAATAATAAAACTCCGGGCGATTACATCCGATTAAGATTAGATGATAACAGCCAGAATGTGACGCGAAGAGTGTACAGAATGTATCCGGAAAACATTACCAGCCAGCAGATCCAGCAGGATTTTGTGGGGAATTTCAAAATTGGCAGTGTGAAAAACCGGCTGATTGCGGGGGTTGAATACTATCATTATCTCTATGGGATTGCCAGTAAATCTATGAATTTTACTAAAGTTTCAGCTGCTGGGACAGATCCTGAGAATGCTAATTTTAATAATGAATACATTTCCGGTCAATTGGCCTTAAAACCCTATGGAGAGAATTATAAGGCAATTCAGGATCATTATTCCCTATATATTTCAGACGTTATCAACCCTTTGGAGAATTTAAGTGTAATGCTTAGTGCCCGAATCAATTACATCAATAACAAAGGGACTGAGGATTTATTAACAGCGACAACTACCGGGGATTACACACAAACGGCTGTTTCTCCGAAATTGGGAATCAATTACCAGATTATCCCTGAAAGAATAGCATTATTTGCTAATTATATGAATGGTTTTCAGCCGCAGGCACCGCAGTCGGTAAACGGGCAGATGACCAATTTCCAGCCCGTTTATGGAAACCAGTGGGAATCGGGAGTTAAAGTTTCCCTGAAAAAGAACCTGTTGGATGCCGTTTTGAGCTATTATAATATTGATCTAACCAATGCGGTAAGACAAAATCCAAATGATACGGCTTCCTATCTGCAGGATGGCGAGCAGCGCAGTAAAGGTTTTGAAGCAGATTTAGAATCAAATCCGATGAAAGGACTGTTTTTGCATGCTGGTTTTGCTTATAATGACAGTAAACTTATTGTTTCCGATGCACTTACTCAAGGGCTAAGGCCTGTAGATGCCGGTCCCAAACTTTCCGGAACCTGGTACGTGAATTACGCTCCGCAGTCAAAAGCTTTAAATGGCTTTTCATTAGGTATAGGCGGCAGTCATTATGGTAAAGATCTGATGATCAATAATATCAATGGCTCTTTTTATACGAATCCTTATACGGTAATCAACTCGGTGCTGAGTTTTGAGAAAACCCGTTATGTATTTTCACTTTCTGCCAATAACCTGCTCAACGAACATTATTGGTATGGCGGCCGTGGTATGGTTACTCCGGGAACCCTTCGCCAGGTGATTTTATCTTTGAAATTAAAATTGTAA
- a CDS encoding sensor histidine kinase, with translation MKKDIRALILEDNTSDADLLIRHLRKSGVSFVTKIVDSRNVFEESLDTFLPDIILSDYTLPSFDAVSAFKIVKDRSLNIPFVIISGTIGEENAVMLIKEGVTDYVSKNNFSSLIQKINRALKEAEELVQKEELIEKLKIQTAALLKANQELELQNAEKEKRAIELLNANKELLAFNFISSHDLQEPLRKIQTFISIIMEKEINTMTEAGKNNLKRIHVSATRMRQLIEDLLEFSKVSVLEHPYEVSDLSAVIEDIKSEFSDAIDQKKAVFKINGLVPAYIRPFQFRQLIYNLISNSLKFSIPDIELHITIQSTILKYSEFKSLNLPGSTQVCDYWNLTFKDNGIGFEAQYNETVFIIFQRLHHIEEYPGTGIGLAIVKKIVENHNGIITADGNLNKGVLFNIYIPVIKQKF, from the coding sequence ATGAAAAAAGATATTAGAGCATTGATATTAGAAGACAATACTTCTGATGCAGATTTATTAATCCGTCACTTGAGAAAATCAGGGGTGTCGTTTGTAACAAAAATAGTCGATTCAAGAAATGTTTTTGAAGAATCTCTTGATACATTTTTGCCCGATATTATCCTATCAGATTATACGCTGCCTTCATTTGATGCTGTTTCTGCGTTTAAAATAGTAAAAGACAGGAGCCTTAATATACCCTTTGTCATAATTTCAGGTACTATTGGGGAAGAAAATGCTGTCATGCTTATAAAAGAAGGTGTTACGGATTATGTTTCCAAAAATAATTTCTCATCCCTGATCCAAAAAATAAATCGTGCCCTGAAAGAAGCAGAAGAATTAGTTCAGAAAGAAGAGCTTATTGAAAAACTAAAAATACAGACTGCAGCACTGCTTAAGGCAAATCAGGAACTCGAACTCCAAAATGCGGAGAAGGAAAAAAGAGCAATTGAGCTATTGAATGCAAATAAAGAACTGCTTGCTTTTAATTTTATCTCAAGCCATGACCTGCAGGAACCGCTGCGAAAAATTCAGACTTTCATTTCCATTATAATGGAAAAAGAGATCAACACGATGACTGAGGCGGGAAAAAACAATTTGAAACGCATACATGTCTCGGCAACAAGAATGAGACAGCTTATTGAAGATTTACTGGAATTTTCAAAAGTGAGTGTACTGGAACATCCCTATGAAGTGAGTGATTTGAGTGCTGTAATCGAAGATATTAAATCAGAATTTTCAGATGCAATTGATCAAAAAAAAGCTGTTTTTAAAATAAACGGATTAGTGCCTGCCTATATAAGGCCATTCCAATTTCGCCAGCTTATCTATAACCTGATATCAAACTCCTTAAAGTTCTCTATACCTGATATTGAACTTCATATTACCATACAATCTACTATACTTAAGTACAGTGAATTCAAGTCGCTTAATCTGCCAGGTAGTACGCAGGTTTGTGACTATTGGAATCTTACTTTTAAAGATAATGGAATTGGCTTTGAAGCTCAATACAACGAGACTGTCTTTATCATATTTCAAAGACTCCATCACATTGAGGAATATCCCGGAACGGGAATTGGTCTGGCTATTGTAAAGAAAATTGTAGAAAATCATAATGGAATTATAACCGCTGATGGTAATTTAAACAAGGGCGTTTTATTCAACATTTATATCCCAGTAATTAAACAAAAATTTTAA
- a CDS encoding YceI family protein produces the protein MKKTILIAMLSVYAIGVSQEKMVSKSAKVIFEASVPSFEEVKAVNRNVTFVLNPATGEIASLALMKGFQFKVALMEEHFNENYIESDQYPKAVFKGKIEGFDLQSLSADAKDFIIKGKLQLHGKSRDINTAAKISRSPSGVSISCNFSVNASDFNIEIPNLVKSKLSNKINIQFAAVLEANRQ, from the coding sequence ATGAAAAAAACAATACTTATTGCAATGCTGAGTGTTTACGCTATTGGCGTATCACAAGAAAAAATGGTCAGTAAATCGGCAAAAGTCATTTTTGAAGCTTCCGTTCCTTCTTTTGAAGAAGTTAAGGCAGTAAATCGGAATGTTACTTTTGTTTTGAATCCAGCAACAGGAGAGATTGCAAGTTTAGCCCTGATGAAAGGTTTCCAGTTTAAGGTCGCCTTAATGGAAGAACACTTCAATGAAAATTATATTGAAAGTGACCAATATCCAAAAGCCGTATTTAAAGGAAAGATAGAAGGATTTGATCTTCAAAGCCTAAGCGCAGATGCTAAGGATTTTATCATTAAAGGCAAATTACAACTCCACGGTAAATCCAGGGATATAAATACTGCCGCAAAGATAAGCAGATCACCATCAGGGGTCAGCATTTCATGTAATTTCAGCGTAAATGCCAGTGATTTTAATATTGAAATCCCAAATTTGGTTAAAAGCAAGCTTTCCAATAAAATAAATATCCAGTTTGCCGCAGTTTTAGAAGCCAATAGACAATAA
- a CDS encoding PepSY-associated TM helix domain-containing protein, with protein sequence MKKITKTSFKLHSCLGLFFGVLYLFFGISGALLVFKKEIEYFNNPPMHCCVKGSKTISLNQMYHKVSERYPQARQIMLQTFPRNSRDTYEFMIFNYQDNVSDNYLYCCMVDPYSGKIVAEGSFSSLQSPFFRWLYAAHYSLLIDKPGRLITAIAAIALILNLITGVIIYRKKIFAVLVFKEKLNRKSSRTLYSSLHRIIGVWTLLLNFILFFTGFWMNKSLFLPSEWELISKKEQNYRTRANIDQVIKHAREIPNFNPIAVKIVADKKTDIIVSGEFSDTQNPLYFGKGSDVYYDSDNGTWIKTIRIEEKSFSDRFYWIMKQLHRGDYDSFWIKILYVIAGFSPAILSITGFILWKRKGRKEISKKHK encoded by the coding sequence TTGAAAAAAATTACAAAGACCTCATTTAAACTGCACAGCTGCCTCGGATTGTTTTTCGGGGTACTGTATCTGTTTTTTGGAATTTCGGGCGCTTTATTGGTTTTTAAAAAAGAGATTGAGTATTTCAATAATCCGCCAATGCATTGCTGTGTAAAGGGCAGTAAAACCATTTCATTAAACCAGATGTATCATAAAGTCTCTGAGAGGTATCCCCAGGCGCGGCAGATCATGCTGCAGACTTTTCCCAGAAATAGTCGCGACACCTATGAATTTATGATTTTTAATTATCAGGATAATGTCAGCGATAATTATCTCTATTGCTGTATGGTAGACCCTTATTCTGGAAAAATTGTAGCAGAAGGCAGTTTTAGCTCTTTACAATCGCCTTTTTTCCGCTGGCTGTATGCTGCGCATTATTCCCTTTTAATTGATAAACCAGGCAGGCTTATAACGGCCATTGCGGCCATTGCATTAATTTTAAACTTAATTACAGGTGTGATCATTTATCGCAAAAAGATATTTGCTGTACTTGTTTTTAAAGAGAAGTTAAATCGTAAATCTTCCAGAACCCTTTATTCTTCGCTGCACAGGATTATTGGTGTCTGGACCCTGTTGCTTAATTTTATTCTTTTTTTTACAGGTTTCTGGATGAATAAAAGTCTTTTTTTACCTTCTGAATGGGAATTAATTTCTAAGAAAGAACAGAATTATCGGACAAGGGCAAATATTGACCAGGTGATAAAACATGCCCGGGAAATTCCAAATTTCAATCCAATTGCCGTAAAAATAGTCGCTGATAAAAAAACGGATATTATAGTAAGCGGTGAGTTTTCTGATACCCAAAACCCGCTGTATTTTGGTAAAGGCAGCGACGTTTATTATGACAGTGATAACGGAACTTGGATCAAAACCATACGCATTGAAGAAAAATCATTTTCCGACCGGTTTTATTGGATCATGAAACAGCTTCACAGGGGGGATTATGACAGTTTTTGGATAAAAATTTTGTATGTAATTGCCGGATTCAGTCCTGCAATACTTTCTATTACGGGATTTATTCTTTGGAAAAGAAAAGGCAGAAAAGAAATATCTAAAAAACACAAATAA
- a CDS encoding YceI family protein — translation MESGWIIRKIIYNSNMKKIIIMPMLLASFIVFSQEKIVTKSATITLEASVPSFQPVAGTNSNVTFVLNPATGEVASLALMKGFQFEMALMEEHFNENYMETDKYPKAIFRGQIEGFDIKNLTEDYKDYTIKGKLEMHGKSKDISADAKITRSGSRVTFISDFEVNASDFNIPIPALIKYKLDNKVKIQIIAVLK, via the coding sequence ATGGAATCAGGATGGATTATTAGAAAAATAATCTATAACAGCAACATGAAGAAAATCATAATAATGCCAATGCTATTGGCTTCTTTTATTGTTTTTTCACAGGAAAAAATAGTAACTAAATCTGCAACAATAACTCTGGAAGCTTCAGTACCTTCTTTTCAGCCGGTTGCAGGAACTAACAGCAATGTAACTTTTGTTTTGAATCCCGCAACTGGAGAAGTGGCAAGTCTGGCTTTAATGAAAGGATTCCAGTTTGAAATGGCATTAATGGAAGAACATTTTAATGAAAATTACATGGAAACCGATAAATATCCAAAAGCTATTTTTAGAGGGCAAATAGAAGGATTCGACATTAAAAATCTAACTGAAGATTATAAAGATTACACGATAAAAGGAAAATTAGAAATGCATGGAAAATCCAAGGATATAAGTGCCGATGCAAAAATTACAAGATCGGGTTCCAGAGTCACCTTTATATCTGATTTTGAAGTAAATGCAAGTGATTTTAACATTCCGATTCCAGCGCTTATTAAATATAAACTGGATAATAAAGTCAAAATTCAAATTATTGCAGTTTTAAAATAA
- the hemH gene encoding ferrochelatase, with amino-acid sequence MKGVLLVNLGSPESPAPKDVKPYLDEFLMDKYVIDVPYLLRVLLVRGIILRKRPEESAHAYAKIWWEEGSPLVVLSERMQKKVQTLVNVPVELAMRYGSMTIEKGLQQLHDKGVTEVLLFPLYPQYAMASTLTILVKAEEIRKKKFPHITFTDVPAFYNKPDYIKNLADSIQKHLVGFEYDHLLFSYHGIPERHIRKTDVTKSHCKIDGSCCSAPSPAHDFCYRHQCYETTRQVVKLLGLPEDKYSLTFQSRLAGDKWLEPYTDIEIDKMPAKGIKNLAVVTPAFVSDCLETLEEIAMRAKEDFEKNGGENFLAIPCLNDDQKWCQTVSNWINEWAE; translated from the coding sequence ATGAAAGGCGTATTATTAGTAAATTTGGGATCTCCCGAAAGTCCCGCACCAAAAGATGTTAAACCGTATTTAGATGAATTTTTAATGGATAAATACGTGATCGATGTTCCGTATTTATTGAGAGTTTTATTGGTTCGCGGCATTATTTTAAGAAAAAGGCCAGAAGAATCTGCGCACGCTTATGCGAAAATCTGGTGGGAAGAAGGTTCTCCATTAGTTGTTCTTTCAGAAAGAATGCAGAAAAAAGTACAGACTTTAGTAAATGTACCGGTTGAACTTGCAATGCGTTACGGAAGCATGACAATCGAGAAAGGACTCCAGCAATTGCATGATAAAGGCGTTACTGAAGTACTGCTTTTTCCGCTGTATCCGCAATATGCAATGGCTTCGACTTTGACTATTTTGGTAAAGGCCGAAGAAATCCGCAAGAAGAAATTCCCGCACATTACATTTACTGATGTTCCGGCATTTTATAACAAACCGGATTACATCAAGAATTTGGCAGATTCAATTCAAAAACATTTAGTTGGTTTTGAATATGATCATTTGTTGTTTTCTTATCACGGAATTCCAGAGCGTCACATTCGCAAAACCGACGTTACAAAATCACATTGTAAAATTGACGGTTCTTGTTGCAGTGCGCCATCTCCGGCACACGATTTCTGTTATCGTCACCAATGTTACGAAACAACAAGGCAAGTTGTAAAATTATTAGGGCTTCCCGAAGATAAATACAGTCTGACATTTCAATCGCGTTTGGCGGGAGATAAATGGTTAGAGCCTTATACTGATATTGAAATTGACAAAATGCCGGCAAAAGGAATTAAAAATCTGGCTGTTGTAACACCTGCTTTCGTTTCGGATTGTTTAGAAACGCTCGAAGAAATCGCCATGCGCGCCAAAGAAGATTTTGAGAAAAATGGAGGGGAAAATTTCCTGGCTATTCCCTGTTTGAATGACGACCAGAAGTGGTGCCAGACTGTTAGCAACTGGATTAATGAGTGGGCTGAATAA
- a CDS encoding anti-sigma factor: MEDKQYIESGILELYVYGLLTEKENLEIAELARENPEIESEIISIEKAVSALSSSFSPFHSAANFEKTKARLELKHTKVVDIKPASKRPQYLGWAAAVLLLLGFGYQTLELAKSKQAVSEAGGEKNKIEREYAILDQQNKQTEKNLSIVRDIKNTSVTLGGQSVSPASFAKVYWNRETKTTYIDAAGLPNPPKGMVYQVWSLKLSPVLTPTSIGLLDNFEENSQKIFAVSQTDSAEAFGITLEPAGGSLTPTMEQLYTLGKV; the protein is encoded by the coding sequence ATGGAAGATAAGCAATATATTGAATCAGGCATTTTAGAACTTTACGTTTACGGCCTGCTGACAGAAAAAGAGAACCTGGAAATTGCCGAACTGGCCAGAGAAAACCCTGAGATTGAAAGTGAAATCATTTCTATAGAAAAAGCTGTTTCAGCCTTATCATCAAGCTTCTCACCTTTCCATTCGGCTGCCAATTTCGAGAAAACAAAAGCGCGTTTAGAGCTTAAACATACTAAAGTTGTCGATATAAAACCAGCATCAAAACGTCCGCAGTACCTGGGCTGGGCGGCTGCAGTATTATTATTGTTAGGTTTTGGATATCAGACTTTAGAACTGGCAAAATCCAAACAGGCAGTCTCTGAGGCTGGAGGGGAAAAAAATAAAATTGAAAGAGAATATGCTATTTTAGACCAGCAGAATAAACAGACTGAGAAAAATCTGAGCATTGTGAGAGACATTAAAAATACAAGCGTTACTCTGGGCGGACAATCAGTATCTCCGGCATCATTTGCAAAAGTGTATTGGAACAGAGAAACAAAAACGACTTATATCGACGCGGCAGGTCTGCCAAACCCTCCAAAAGGAATGGTTTACCAGGTTTGGTCTTTAAAACTAAGTCCGGTGCTTACCCCGACAAGTATTGGTCTGCTGGATAATTTTGAAGAAAACTCTCAAAAAATCTTCGCTGTAAGCCAAACCGATTCAGCTGAAGCTTTTGGCATCACGCTGGAACCTGCAGGGGGAAGCCTCACACCTACAATGGAACAGCTTTATACTTTAGGAAAAGTCTAA
- a CDS encoding carboxymuconolactone decarboxylase family protein, which yields MQKRLNIKQAAPDALKAMIGLESYLSKISISKTAKELIKIRASQINGCAYCINIHTQDAVKNGESNQRIFLLSAWREAGDIFTEEEKVVLAVTEEITLIHENGLTDETYTKALQYFSESQIADIITAVITINLWNRVVLSTHLRIGESLA from the coding sequence ATGCAAAAACGACTTAACATTAAGCAGGCCGCTCCGGATGCACTAAAAGCGATGATAGGACTTGAAAGCTACCTTTCAAAAATTTCCATATCCAAGACAGCCAAAGAACTCATAAAGATACGTGCCTCGCAGATCAACGGCTGTGCCTACTGCATCAACATCCACACTCAGGACGCCGTTAAAAACGGCGAGTCAAACCAGCGCATTTTTCTCTTGAGTGCTTGGAGAGAAGCTGGGGACATTTTTACAGAAGAGGAAAAAGTGGTGCTCGCGGTAACTGAAGAGATAACATTAATTCATGAGAACGGATTAACGGATGAAACCTATACAAAGGCCTTACAGTATTTCAGTGAAAGCCAGATAGCAGATATAATAACGGCCGTCATAACAATCAATCTTTGGAACAGGGTTGTTCTCAGTACCCATCTCCGAATAGGAGAAAGTCTTGCATAA
- a CDS encoding DUF5777 family beta-barrel protein produces MKNFILLFFLFPLLTFSQTDLLSGVETPSAKEKVTSAFKALKIVNLESTKLATKGDLYFVVAHRFGSIKDGFEGFYGLDNANTQIKFIYGLTNGLNVSAARSEFAYDFATKYMLFPQIKDGFPVTIAGFNSLSINNTLKESLYPKLQFKDRLTYVAQLLISRKFSEKLSLEIVPSFFHQNFVEDVDQSNSQYAIGFGGRYKFAKRWSLNMDYAAHLNRAPNSLYKNPLSIGFDLETGGHVFQMHFTSSQAIDEAGYLGRTTGDWTKGDIFFGFNLARVF; encoded by the coding sequence ATGAAAAACTTTATCCTATTATTTTTTTTATTTCCGCTGTTAACCTTCTCCCAAACCGATTTATTGTCCGGGGTAGAAACTCCTTCTGCAAAAGAAAAAGTGACATCTGCATTCAAAGCCTTAAAAATCGTTAATCTCGAATCTACAAAATTGGCGACAAAAGGCGATTTGTATTTTGTTGTTGCACACCGATTCGGCTCTATTAAAGATGGCTTTGAAGGTTTCTATGGACTGGATAATGCCAATACGCAGATTAAATTTATTTACGGTCTAACAAATGGACTCAACGTAAGTGCCGCCAGAAGTGAATTTGCTTATGACTTTGCAACAAAATATATGCTGTTTCCTCAAATAAAAGACGGCTTTCCTGTTACTATTGCCGGTTTTAATAGTTTATCTATTAATAACACATTAAAAGAAAGTCTGTATCCGAAACTTCAATTTAAAGACAGGCTGACTTATGTTGCGCAGCTGCTGATTTCAAGAAAATTTTCTGAAAAGCTGTCTTTAGAAATTGTGCCGTCATTCTTTCATCAAAATTTTGTTGAAGATGTAGATCAAAGCAATTCCCAATATGCCATAGGATTTGGAGGGAGGTATAAATTCGCTAAGCGCTGGTCCTTAAATATGGATTATGCGGCGCATTTAAACAGAGCGCCAAATTCACTTTATAAAAATCCGCTGTCTATTGGTTTTGATCTGGAAACGGGCGGACATGTTTTCCAGATGCATTTTACCAGTTCACAGGCAATTGATGAGGCTGGATATCTAGGAAGAACCACTGGCGACTGGACAAAAGGAGATATATTTTTTGGATTTAATCTTGCCAGGGTTTTCTAG